One part of the Marinobacter sp. MDS2 genome encodes these proteins:
- the rsmB gene encoding 16S rRNA (cytosine(967)-C(5))-methyltransferase RsmB, which produces MLYDALPFRAVAADVLLSVENGQSLSQCLPYALSQLPPEQRPQLQAICYGTCRWFHRLDGELNQRLKKPIRKSDRVIHHLMLVALFQLRFSEQATYAVLNETVEACRALDRPHLTGLVNGVLRAAEREGAPEPGDDSSRYSHPVWMVEKLRHNWPDHWQAILDANNTQAPMTLRVNALRFSRDEYLKLLTDAGIGAKATRFAPLGIQLERPVPVDNLPWFEDGAVSVQDEAAQLCTTLMDLQPGQRVLDACAAPGGKTCAILENCAELSEVVAIDESADRLPRVQENLDRLDLSASLLQADAADIEQWWDGQAFDRILLDVPCSATGVIRRHPDIKLLRRESDIVPLAGIQLGLLNAMWSILKPGGRLVYATCSVFPQENHRIIQRFLKQQEHAQLIPIEASWGLDMDAGRNLLPDPNSHDGFFYAVLEKPDA; this is translated from the coding sequence ATGTTATATGACGCCTTGCCGTTCCGCGCCGTCGCCGCCGACGTGCTGCTTTCGGTCGAAAACGGCCAATCGCTGTCGCAATGCTTGCCCTACGCTCTGAGCCAACTGCCTCCCGAGCAGCGGCCGCAGCTGCAGGCCATTTGCTACGGTACCTGCCGCTGGTTTCACCGGCTGGACGGTGAACTCAATCAACGCCTGAAAAAACCCATTCGCAAATCCGATCGGGTGATTCACCATCTGATGTTGGTTGCTCTGTTCCAGCTTCGCTTCAGTGAGCAGGCCACCTACGCGGTGCTCAATGAAACCGTGGAAGCCTGCCGCGCATTGGACCGGCCCCACCTGACCGGACTGGTCAACGGCGTATTAAGAGCGGCCGAGCGGGAAGGGGCGCCAGAGCCGGGCGACGACAGCAGCCGCTACAGCCACCCTGTCTGGATGGTGGAGAAACTGCGCCACAACTGGCCCGACCACTGGCAAGCCATCCTCGATGCCAACAACACCCAGGCACCGATGACCCTGCGCGTTAACGCCCTGCGTTTTAGCCGCGACGAGTACCTGAAGTTACTGACCGATGCCGGCATTGGCGCCAAAGCCACCCGCTTCGCCCCGCTTGGTATTCAGCTGGAGCGCCCTGTTCCTGTGGATAACTTGCCCTGGTTTGAAGACGGCGCGGTGAGTGTTCAGGATGAAGCCGCCCAGCTGTGCACCACCCTGATGGATCTGCAGCCCGGCCAACGTGTACTGGATGCCTGCGCCGCCCCCGGCGGCAAAACCTGCGCCATTCTGGAAAACTGCGCCGAGCTGTCTGAAGTAGTCGCCATCGACGAATCAGCCGACCGCCTGCCACGGGTACAGGAAAACCTCGACCGGCTGGATCTGTCCGCCAGCCTGTTACAAGCCGACGCCGCAGACATCGAACAGTGGTGGGACGGCCAGGCCTTCGACCGCATCCTGCTGGACGTGCCCTGCAGCGCCACCGGCGTTATCCGCCGGCATCCGGACATCAAGCTGCTGCGTCGGGAATCAGACATTGTGCCGCTGGCCGGCATTCAACTTGGCCTGCTGAACGCCATGTGGTCTATTCTGAAACCCGGAGGCCGTTTGGTATACGCCACCTGCTCGGTGTTTCCACAAGAGAACCATCGCATCATTCAGCGCTTCCTGAAGCAGCAAGAACACGCGCAGCTGATTCCCATCGAAGCGAGCTGGGGCCTGGATATGGATGCCGGCCGCAATTTGCTGCCGGACCCCAATAGCCATGACGGCTTTTTCTACGCCGTGCTGGAGAAACCTGACGCATGA
- a CDS encoding globin domain-containing protein: MNNTDLVFQSYGRCCRTEEFFVDFYDFFMASSEAIRKRFADTDMSAQRHLLRHGVMQIILVARGMPDRKLRDLGESHNRHNYDISPEWYDLWEESLLKTVRMHDPEYSPELRQAWKEVLKPGIDLIRGAY, from the coding sequence ATGAATAACACGGATCTTGTTTTCCAGAGCTATGGCCGTTGTTGTCGAACCGAAGAGTTTTTTGTCGATTTCTACGACTTTTTCATGGCCAGTTCAGAAGCCATTCGCAAACGCTTCGCGGACACCGACATGTCGGCCCAACGGCATCTCCTTCGTCACGGGGTGATGCAAATTATTTTGGTGGCCCGAGGTATGCCCGACCGTAAACTTCGGGATTTGGGTGAAAGCCACAACCGCCATAACTACGATATCTCGCCGGAATGGTACGACTTGTGGGAAGAATCGTTGCTGAAAACCGTGCGCATGCACGATCCGGAGTACAGCCCGGAGCTGCGGCAAGCCTGGAAAGAGGTATTAAAGCCAGGTATTGATTTGATTCGAGGGGCCTACTGA
- a CDS encoding phospholipase D-like domain-containing protein, with the protein MHNKSFNADNQAAIVGGRNIANEYFGAGSGALFADLDVLAIGPVVNELSRDFDRYWASASAYPASLILPKASEDDLAQVVETARECGASTEASQYVCAVVESEFLKNLLAGDLEFVWWPVSMVSDDPAKVLGENPEKGLMSRQLAEAMGDPKHSITLVSPYFIPTKAGVEMFQQLERQGVQVRVLTNSLEANDVAMVHAGYAKYQKPLLEAGVQLFELRKVPGEKPVERSLQDNLMGSSSSSLHAKTFAVDGKRLFVGSFNFDPRSVHINNELGFVIESPELTQLMEDHFEEQARVTAYEVVLDEDGDLQWIERNGDEEVRHSHDPGVGVFKRMMVSVFSFLPIEHLL; encoded by the coding sequence ATGCACAATAAATCCTTCAATGCCGACAACCAGGCGGCGATTGTCGGCGGGCGCAATATAGCCAATGAATATTTCGGCGCGGGCTCGGGCGCGTTGTTTGCGGATCTGGATGTGCTCGCTATTGGCCCGGTGGTGAATGAATTGTCCCGGGATTTCGACCGTTACTGGGCTAGCGCCTCCGCTTACCCGGCGTCACTGATTTTGCCCAAGGCGAGCGAGGACGATCTGGCACAGGTGGTGGAAACCGCCCGGGAGTGCGGTGCCAGCACCGAAGCCAGTCAGTACGTGTGTGCGGTGGTTGAATCCGAATTTCTGAAGAATCTGTTAGCGGGCGATCTTGAGTTTGTCTGGTGGCCGGTGTCGATGGTGAGCGATGACCCGGCGAAAGTGCTGGGAGAAAACCCCGAAAAAGGCTTGATGAGCCGCCAATTGGCTGAAGCCATGGGTGACCCGAAGCACTCAATTACCTTGGTGTCGCCCTACTTCATCCCCACCAAAGCCGGGGTGGAGATGTTCCAGCAATTGGAGCGCCAGGGCGTACAGGTGCGCGTGCTCACCAATTCGCTGGAAGCCAACGATGTGGCCATGGTGCACGCCGGTTACGCCAAATACCAGAAACCGCTGCTGGAAGCCGGTGTGCAGCTGTTCGAGTTGCGCAAGGTGCCCGGAGAGAAGCCCGTGGAGCGCTCGTTACAGGACAACCTGATGGGCAGCTCGTCTTCCAGCCTGCATGCCAAAACCTTCGCGGTGGACGGAAAACGCCTGTTCGTGGGCTCGTTCAACTTCGACCCTCGCTCAGTTCATATCAACAACGAACTGGGGTTTGTGATTGAAAGCCCGGAACTGACTCAATTGATGGAAGATCACTTTGAGGAACAGGCCCGGGTAACCGCCTACGAGGTAGTGCTAGATGAAGACGGCGATTTGCAGTGGATAGAACGCAATGGCGATGAAGAGGTACGACACAGCCACGATCCGGGCGTTGGGGTGTTTAAGCGGATGATGGTTTCGGTGTTTTCGTTTTTGCCGATTGAGCATTTGCTGTAG
- the glyS gene encoding glycine--tRNA ligase subunit beta has product MATQDFLVELGTEELPPKALKGLSDAFTQGITKGLEDAGVAFGAVEAFAAPRRLAVRIRDLADAQPDKSVEKRGPAVKAAFDDAGNPTRALTGFATSLGITPDQLDTLETDKGAWLVFRTVEKGKPTVELLPELINQSLSALPIPKRMRWGAHRTEFVRPVHWLIMLYGNNVIDTPIMNLKPGNKTRGHRFHCPKELIIPTPADYETVLKQEGYVLADFAERREQIRAGVNALAKNEAGGVAVIDEDLLDEVTALNEWPVPLMGRFDERFLKVPAEALISSMKEHQKYFHVVDSNDQMLPLFITVANLESKDPAQVVAGNEKVIRPRLSDAAFFFETDCKTKLEERIDALKPIVFQEKLGSIYDKSVRVAALAKKIAEAIDSDPALAERAAMLAKTDLVTEMVLEFTDLQGIMGSYYATDDGEHADVAKALNEQYMPRFAGDDLPTTLTGCTVAIADRIDSLVGLFGINQPPSGTRDPFALRRASLGVLRIIIERELPLDLQTLCEWAEENFSVLTEENTASTVVNYMLERFRAFYDEQGISAEVYLAVHARRPTCPLDFNRRVKAVEAFRQLPEALALAGANKRVSNILTKQGGDSIGETVDNALLQDEPEKVLAQKVEEQAAKVLPLFEQGDYATALTSLASLREPVDNFFDEVMVMADDEAVKNNRLALLNRLRNLFLRVADISLLPTAG; this is encoded by the coding sequence ATGGCTACACAGGATTTTCTAGTCGAACTGGGCACCGAGGAACTGCCTCCGAAAGCCCTCAAAGGCCTGTCTGATGCCTTCACCCAAGGCATCACCAAAGGCCTTGAAGACGCTGGCGTTGCCTTTGGCGCCGTTGAAGCCTTCGCGGCGCCACGCCGTTTGGCCGTGCGCATCCGGGATCTCGCCGATGCCCAGCCCGACAAGTCTGTGGAAAAACGCGGTCCCGCGGTCAAAGCCGCTTTTGACGATGCCGGCAACCCGACCCGCGCTCTGACCGGCTTTGCCACCTCATTGGGCATTACCCCCGATCAACTGGACACGCTGGAAACCGACAAAGGTGCCTGGCTGGTGTTCCGTACCGTTGAAAAGGGCAAGCCCACGGTGGAACTGCTGCCCGAACTGATCAACCAGTCTCTGTCGGCCTTGCCGATTCCCAAGCGCATGCGCTGGGGTGCCCACCGCACCGAATTCGTGCGCCCGGTGCATTGGCTGATCATGCTGTACGGCAACAACGTGATCGACACCCCGATCATGAACCTGAAGCCGGGCAACAAAACCCGTGGCCACCGCTTCCACTGCCCGAAAGAACTGATCATCCCGACTCCGGCCGACTACGAAACCGTGCTCAAGCAAGAAGGTTACGTATTGGCTGATTTCGCCGAGCGTCGTGAGCAGATTCGGGCTGGCGTAAACGCACTGGCCAAGAACGAAGCCGGTGGGGTTGCCGTCATTGACGAAGATCTGCTGGACGAAGTCACCGCCCTGAACGAATGGCCGGTGCCGTTGATGGGCCGTTTCGACGAGCGCTTCCTGAAAGTGCCTGCCGAAGCCCTGATTTCCTCCATGAAGGAGCATCAGAAATACTTCCACGTGGTCGACAGCAACGACCAGATGCTGCCGTTGTTCATCACCGTCGCCAACCTGGAAAGTAAAGATCCGGCTCAGGTCGTTGCCGGTAACGAGAAAGTCATTCGCCCGCGCCTGTCAGACGCCGCCTTCTTCTTTGAAACCGACTGCAAAACCAAGCTTGAAGAACGTATCGATGCGCTCAAGCCCATCGTGTTCCAGGAAAAGCTGGGCAGCATTTACGACAAGTCCGTACGTGTTGCTGCACTGGCCAAAAAGATCGCCGAAGCCATCGACAGTGACCCAGCCCTGGCCGAGCGCGCCGCCATGTTAGCCAAGACCGATCTGGTTACTGAAATGGTGCTGGAGTTCACCGACCTGCAAGGCATCATGGGCAGCTACTACGCCACCGACGATGGCGAGCACGCCGACGTGGCCAAGGCCCTGAACGAGCAGTACATGCCCCGCTTCGCCGGTGACGACCTGCCCACTACGCTGACCGGTTGCACCGTTGCCATTGCAGACCGTATCGATTCACTGGTCGGCCTGTTTGGCATCAACCAGCCGCCGTCCGGAACCCGTGACCCGTTCGCCCTGCGCCGTGCCTCCCTCGGTGTGCTGCGCATCATCATCGAGCGCGAACTGCCGCTGGATCTGCAGACCCTGTGTGAATGGGCGGAAGAGAACTTCTCAGTGCTGACCGAAGAGAACACCGCCAGCACCGTGGTCAACTACATGCTCGAACGCTTCCGGGCTTTCTACGACGAGCAGGGCATCAGTGCCGAAGTCTATCTGGCCGTGCACGCCCGTCGCCCGACCTGCCCGCTGGACTTCAATCGCCGGGTGAAAGCTGTTGAAGCGTTCCGCCAGCTGCCCGAAGCATTGGCGTTGGCCGGCGCCAATAAGCGGGTATCGAACATCCTGACCAAGCAAGGCGGCGACAGCATCGGCGAAACCGTCGACAACGCGTTGCTACAGGATGAGCCCGAGAAGGTTCTGGCCCAGAAAGTCGAAGAGCAAGCCGCGAAAGTGTTGCCGTTGTTCGAGCAAGGCGACTACGCCACCGCTCTGACTTCCTTGGCAAGCCTGCGCGAGCCTGTGGATAACTTCTTCGACGAAGTGATGGTGATGGCAGATGATGAAGCGGTTAAAAACAACCGTTTGGCGCTGCTCAACCGTCTTCGCAACCTGTTCCTGCGCGTTGCCGATATTTCCCTGCTACCCACCGCCGGGTAA
- a CDS encoding VOC family protein has protein sequence MIGYVTLGVSDMDKAKQFYSDLLADMGAKVLLDMGRIAFIGKDMSSPMLAVCTPHNGEPNNPGNGNMLALQPGSKEAVDRFHKKAIELGATCDGEPGQRIPNQFYGAYVRDPDGNKLAFFQFG, from the coding sequence ATGATCGGATACGTTACTCTGGGCGTCAGCGATATGGACAAAGCCAAGCAGTTCTACAGCGACCTGCTGGCAGACATGGGCGCAAAAGTACTACTGGATATGGGCCGCATTGCATTTATTGGCAAGGACATGAGCTCACCCATGTTAGCGGTGTGCACACCGCACAACGGTGAACCGAACAACCCGGGCAACGGCAACATGCTGGCCCTTCAGCCGGGTTCAAAAGAAGCCGTCGACCGTTTCCACAAGAAAGCGATTGAACTGGGCGCCACCTGCGATGGTGAGCCGGGGCAGCGTATCCCGAACCAGTTCTACGGTGCCTATGTGCGTGATCCCGACGGCAACAAACTGGCGTTCTTCCAGTTCGGCTGA
- a CDS encoding DNA/RNA helicase domain-containing protein, translating to MSQSSMVEVQRYPFNKDAISELRSNAFAADSWPLVYVLSDEKHRRAYIGETTDTLTRMSTHLKHDEKQLLTAVHLITSEYFNKSATLDVESLLIKYMAADGKYTLLNGNLGLADHNYYQRDALYNEVFREVWNRLIAKGVVSRTLDHLDNSDVFKYSPYKSLSFDQRQGLLTIMHELLNPGVKNIVIEGGAGTGKSVLAIFLFKLLLSENHHVDLRDFSEDEAEIQSLLAKLRKATPKPKMALVVPMTSFRTTLKKAFKHVSGLSPSMVISPSELAKQHYDIVLVDESHRLRKRKNLGAYFGSFDKTCAALSMDKHSCSEVDWVCQQSAKAIFFYDQGQSIKPSDADTEVFLRLKAAKDSVKHSLLSQFRVKAGQPYVEFVDNLLNGRVGEEEVFRANNYEFEVFESLGDMVQAINEKETKVGLSRLIAGYSWPWISKKDSTAYDIVVDGVQLRWNSTNTDWINKEGSHNEVGCIHTTQGYDLNYAGIIFGEEIRFDTETQSIVIDKTNYFDRTGGQGIKDPEELKQYIINIYRTIMLRGIRGTFVYACDKALREYLKQHIPLRTPNQVENRASEVVDLKPYVNAVPLFDLQAAAGTFSDLQNAQGKDWVAVPSGIQVREGMFACRVIGESMNRVIPNGTLCLFRPDRGGSRNGKTVLVECTDSIDADFGSRYTVKVYESFKTENAHGWLHKRIQLKPNSYDQNFETLELNEDNAHQYRVVGEFMCVIE from the coding sequence ATGAGTCAATCGTCGATGGTAGAAGTACAGCGTTACCCATTCAACAAAGACGCTATCAGCGAGTTACGTAGCAACGCTTTTGCAGCGGATAGCTGGCCCTTGGTTTACGTCCTAAGTGATGAAAAACACCGACGTGCTTACATCGGCGAAACCACAGACACGCTCACCCGCATGAGCACCCACCTGAAACACGACGAAAAACAACTGCTAACAGCTGTCCACCTGATCACCAGTGAATACTTCAACAAATCGGCTACGCTGGACGTTGAATCACTGCTCATTAAGTATATGGCAGCAGATGGCAAATACACTCTGCTGAACGGCAATCTCGGGCTCGCCGATCACAACTATTACCAACGTGACGCGCTCTACAACGAAGTATTCCGAGAAGTTTGGAATCGCTTGATCGCCAAAGGAGTGGTATCCCGTACTCTGGATCACCTCGATAATTCCGATGTGTTCAAATATTCCCCCTATAAATCGCTGTCGTTCGATCAGCGTCAGGGGCTGCTTACCATCATGCATGAACTGCTAAACCCTGGTGTTAAAAACATCGTTATTGAAGGTGGTGCAGGTACCGGAAAATCCGTCTTGGCGATATTTCTATTCAAACTGCTTCTCTCAGAAAATCATCACGTTGATCTTCGAGATTTTTCCGAAGACGAAGCAGAAATTCAGTCTTTACTTGCCAAATTACGAAAAGCTACTCCCAAGCCGAAAATGGCCCTGGTAGTGCCGATGACATCCTTCCGAACCACACTGAAGAAGGCCTTCAAACACGTCTCAGGCCTCAGTCCCAGCATGGTGATCAGCCCATCTGAACTCGCGAAACAGCACTACGACATCGTGTTGGTGGACGAATCCCATCGCTTGCGAAAGCGCAAAAACCTTGGAGCCTACTTTGGCAGCTTTGACAAAACCTGTGCTGCATTGAGTATGGACAAACACAGCTGCAGCGAAGTTGATTGGGTATGCCAGCAATCTGCAAAAGCCATTTTCTTCTATGACCAAGGGCAATCGATCAAGCCTTCGGACGCCGATACGGAAGTTTTTCTGCGCCTTAAAGCTGCCAAGGATTCAGTGAAGCACTCGCTACTCTCTCAGTTCCGTGTAAAGGCCGGTCAGCCATACGTTGAGTTTGTTGATAATCTGCTCAACGGACGTGTTGGAGAAGAGGAAGTCTTCCGAGCCAACAACTATGAATTCGAGGTGTTCGAATCTCTCGGCGATATGGTGCAGGCCATCAACGAGAAAGAAACAAAGGTCGGTCTATCCCGGTTGATCGCCGGCTATTCATGGCCCTGGATCTCGAAAAAGGACAGCACAGCGTATGACATTGTTGTCGATGGCGTTCAGCTTCGCTGGAACAGCACCAATACCGACTGGATTAATAAAGAAGGCTCTCACAACGAAGTCGGATGCATCCACACGACACAGGGCTACGACCTAAACTACGCCGGCATCATATTCGGAGAAGAGATCCGTTTCGATACGGAGACCCAGTCCATCGTCATCGATAAGACCAATTATTTCGACCGCACCGGTGGTCAGGGCATTAAAGACCCGGAGGAACTGAAGCAATACATCATCAATATCTACCGAACCATCATGCTTCGGGGAATTCGCGGCACCTTCGTTTATGCCTGTGATAAGGCGCTTCGGGAATATCTCAAACAACACATCCCTCTTCGCACTCCCAACCAAGTAGAAAATAGAGCCTCAGAAGTGGTGGACCTCAAGCCCTACGTCAATGCTGTGCCCTTGTTTGATCTACAAGCAGCTGCAGGCACATTCAGCGACCTACAGAACGCACAGGGCAAAGATTGGGTAGCCGTACCCAGCGGCATTCAAGTACGGGAAGGAATGTTTGCCTGCCGGGTGATCGGCGAATCAATGAATCGGGTTATCCCTAATGGTACTTTATGCCTGTTCCGCCCCGATCGCGGTGGTAGCCGAAATGGCAAAACCGTTTTGGTGGAATGCACAGACAGCATCGACGCTGACTTCGGTTCGCGCTACACAGTAAAAGTCTACGAAAGCTTTAAAACTGAAAACGCACACGGCTGGCTCCATAAGCGGATTCAATTAAAGCCGAACTCATACGATCAAAACTTCGAAACGCTTGAACTGAACGAAGACAATGCACATCAATATCGAGTAGTGGGTGAATTTATGTGCGTAATCGAGTAA
- the trkA gene encoding Trk system potassium transporter TrkA, producing the protein MNILILGAGQVGGTLAEHLANEANDITVIDSDSVRLRELQDRLDIRTVHGKASYPAVLNEANAEDADMVIAVTNSDETNMVACQVAKLLHKTPTTICRVRAGSYLANPALFYNKDSEKDLDKLRGFPIDVIISPEQLVTKHITRLIEYPGTLQVLEFSKGLTRLVAIKAIEGGPLVGRELSYLRTHMPKIDTRVAAIFRKDRAIIPKGDTVIEDGDEVFFIAATDHIRSVMSELQPLSKPYKRIFICGGGNIGYRLARALDSRYQVKILERDHERCVMLSEKLRKTVVLEGSGANKDILVEENIENTDVFCAVTNDDETNIIASLLAKRLGARKVLTLINNPDYVDLIQGGVIDVAISPQQTTIGSLLTHVRRGDVVNVHALRRGAAEAIEAIAHGDHRSSKVVGRRLDEIHLPPGTTIGAIVRHGEVLIAHDHLRVQPNDHVILFLVDKSRIRDVEKLFHVGLTFF; encoded by the coding sequence ATGAATATCCTGATTCTCGGTGCTGGCCAGGTCGGCGGTACACTGGCCGAACACCTCGCCAATGAAGCCAACGACATCACTGTCATCGACAGCGACAGCGTGCGCCTTAGGGAATTGCAAGATCGTCTCGACATTCGCACGGTGCACGGCAAGGCCTCTTATCCGGCGGTTCTGAACGAGGCCAATGCCGAAGACGCCGACATGGTGATCGCCGTCACCAACAGCGATGAAACCAATATGGTGGCCTGCCAGGTGGCCAAACTTCTGCACAAAACCCCGACCACCATCTGCCGGGTTCGCGCGGGCTCCTATTTGGCCAACCCCGCGCTGTTTTACAACAAAGATAGCGAGAAAGATCTGGATAAACTCCGGGGCTTTCCGATCGACGTCATCATCAGCCCGGAACAGCTGGTCACCAAACACATCACCCGGCTGATCGAGTACCCCGGCACACTTCAGGTGTTGGAGTTTTCCAAAGGCCTGACCCGGCTGGTTGCCATCAAAGCCATTGAAGGTGGCCCCCTGGTCGGCCGTGAGCTTTCCTATCTTCGCACCCACATGCCTAAAATCGACACCCGGGTTGCCGCCATTTTCCGGAAAGATCGCGCCATCATTCCGAAAGGCGATACCGTGATCGAAGACGGCGATGAAGTGTTCTTCATTGCCGCCACTGACCACATCCGCTCGGTGATGAGCGAGTTGCAGCCGCTGTCGAAGCCCTACAAGCGCATTTTCATTTGTGGCGGCGGCAACATTGGTTACCGACTGGCACGAGCGCTTGATAGTCGCTACCAGGTGAAAATTCTCGAGCGGGACCACGAACGCTGCGTGATGTTGTCGGAAAAATTGCGCAAAACGGTGGTACTGGAAGGCAGCGGCGCCAACAAAGACATTCTGGTGGAAGAAAACATCGAGAATACCGATGTCTTTTGCGCCGTCACCAACGACGACGAAACCAACATTATTGCCTCGCTGTTGGCCAAACGTCTCGGCGCCCGCAAAGTACTGACTCTGATCAACAACCCCGACTACGTGGACTTGATTCAGGGCGGCGTCATCGACGTGGCCATCTCGCCCCAGCAAACCACCATCGGCAGTTTGCTGACCCACGTGCGCCGAGGCGACGTGGTCAACGTGCACGCCCTGCGCCGCGGCGCCGCCGAGGCCATCGAGGCCATTGCCCACGGCGACCACCGGTCCTCGAAAGTGGTGGGCAGACGTCTGGATGAAATCCATCTGCCACCGGGCACCACCATCGGTGCCATCGTGCGCCATGGCGAGGTGCTGATCGCACACGACCATTTGCGCGTGCAACCCAACGACCACGTTATTTTGTTCTTGGTCGATAAATCCAGAATCCGGGACGTCGAGAAACTGTTCCACGTGGGGCTCACGTTCTTCTGA
- the glyQ gene encoding glycine--tRNA ligase subunit alpha produces the protein MTDKATNNSAPDIKTFQGLILALQNFWAQHGCVILQPLDMEVGAGTFHSATFLRSIGPETWNAAYVQPSRRPTDGRYGENPNRLQHYYQFQVVLKPSPDNIQELYLDSLRALGLDPLVHDIRFVEDNWESPTLGAWGLGWEIWLNGMEVTQFTYFQQVGGLECYPVTGELTYGLERIAMYLQGVDSVYDLVWTNGPDGVVTYGDVFHQNEVEQSTYNFEQADTEFLFHSFDVYERESARLIEAGLPLPAYEQVLKASHTFNLLDARHAISVTERQRFILRVRTLARSVAQAYFESRRKQGFPLAPEALRKEVLAAADAADAKAKSKKSGKAKKAQQEQGKA, from the coding sequence GTGACAGACAAGGCAACCAATAACTCCGCGCCAGACATCAAGACCTTTCAGGGTCTGATCCTGGCATTGCAGAATTTCTGGGCGCAGCATGGCTGCGTGATACTTCAGCCTCTCGATATGGAAGTCGGCGCCGGCACATTCCACTCGGCCACATTCCTGCGTTCCATCGGGCCCGAGACCTGGAACGCCGCCTACGTGCAGCCCAGCCGCCGCCCAACCGACGGTCGTTACGGTGAAAACCCGAACCGCCTGCAGCATTACTACCAGTTCCAGGTGGTTCTGAAGCCGTCTCCAGACAACATTCAGGAACTGTACCTGGATTCGTTGCGTGCTTTGGGCCTGGACCCTCTGGTACACGACATCCGCTTTGTGGAAGACAACTGGGAATCCCCAACTCTGGGCGCCTGGGGTCTGGGCTGGGAAATCTGGCTAAACGGTATGGAAGTCACCCAGTTCACTTACTTCCAGCAGGTGGGCGGTCTGGAATGCTACCCGGTTACCGGCGAGCTGACCTACGGCCTTGAGCGCATTGCCATGTACCTGCAAGGCGTCGACAGCGTTTACGATCTGGTGTGGACCAACGGCCCGGATGGCGTAGTCACCTACGGCGATGTGTTCCACCAGAACGAAGTGGAACAGTCCACCTACAACTTCGAGCAGGCCGATACCGAATTCCTGTTCCACAGCTTCGACGTGTACGAGCGGGAAAGTGCCCGCCTGATCGAAGCCGGCCTGCCACTGCCTGCCTACGAGCAGGTACTCAAGGCCTCCCACACCTTCAACCTGTTGGATGCTCGTCACGCCATTTCTGTGACCGAGCGCCAGCGTTTCATCCTGCGTGTACGTACCCTGGCTCGCTCCGTGGCTCAGGCTTATTTTGAAAGCCGCCGCAAGCAAGGCTTCCCGTTGGCCCCGGAAGCCCTCCGCAAAGAGGTTTTGGCAGCGGCCGATGCGGCTGACGCCAAAGCCAAAAGCAAGAAGTCCGGAAAAGCGAAAAAGGCACAGCAGGAACAGGGGAAAGCATAA
- a CDS encoding nucleotide pyrophosphohydrolase encodes MKEALARLRRFRDDRDWKQFHNPKDLSLALSIEASELLELFLWKSPEQANVEKVKEELADVVAYALLLADSYDLNLEQIVLDKITKNEQKYPVSKAKGTAKKYTEL; translated from the coding sequence ATGAAAGAAGCACTGGCCCGGCTACGTCGATTCCGTGACGACAGAGATTGGAAACAATTCCATAACCCAAAAGATTTATCACTGGCTCTGAGTATTGAGGCTTCAGAGTTGTTGGAACTGTTTCTCTGGAAATCTCCCGAACAAGCCAATGTAGAGAAAGTGAAAGAGGAACTGGCCGATGTTGTTGCCTATGCCCTGTTGCTGGCCGACAGCTACGACCTTAATCTGGAACAAATCGTCCTCGACAAGATTACCAAGAACGAACAGAAGTACCCCGTTAGCAAGGCTAAAGGAACGGCCAAAAAATACACGGAGCTATGA